A genomic window from Sorex araneus isolate mSorAra2 chromosome 2, mSorAra2.pri, whole genome shotgun sequence includes:
- the LOC101555508 gene encoding olfactory receptor 6C2-like codes for MRNGTVTTFILLGLTDDPHLQVPIFIFLFFTYLLSITGNLTIIVLTFVDPHLKTPMYFFLRNFSFLEISFTSACIPRYLYNIATGDKVITYDACVIQVFFTDLCAVTEFYLLAAMSYDRYVAICKPLHYVTIMSHRVCRILIICCWMAGLCILTPPLSLGLNLVFCDSNKIDHFGCDAFPLVKISCSDTWFMEQTVIICAVITLNVTLTCVVLSYSYIIKTILRFPSVQQRKKAFSTCSSHMIVVSITYGTCIFIYMNPTAKEEVTTNKVVSLLISSVSPTLNPFIYTLRNNQVKEAFKNTIKRIASLSVK; via the coding sequence ATGAGAAATGGTACTGTAACCACATTCATTCTTCTGGGATTGACGGACGACCCTCACCTACAAGTTccaatttttatctttctatttttcacCTACCTGCTGAGTATAACTGGGAATCTGACCATCATAGTACTCACCTTTGTGGATCCCCACCTTAAGACACCCATGTActtttttctgagaaatttctcttttttggaaATTTCCTTCACATCTGCTTGTATACCCAGATATTTGTATAACATAGCAACAGGTGACAAGGTCATTACCTATGATGCTTGTGTCATCCAAGTCTTTTTTACTGATCTCTGTGCAGTAACTGAATTTTATCTATTAGCTGCCATGTCCTATgatcgctatgtggccatctgcaagccCCTGCATTATGTGACCATCATGAGTCACAGAGTCTGCAGGATTCTCATCATCTGTTGTTGGATGGCTGGTTTATGTATACTAACCCCACCTCTGAGCCTGGGTTTAAATCTAGTATTTTGTGATTCTAATAAGATCGATCATTTTGGTTGTGATGCATTTCCCCTAGTAAAAATCTCATGCTCAGACACATGGTTCATGGAACAGACAGTCATAATCTGTGCTGTAATTACTCTGAATGTGACTCTAACTTGTGTAGTTCTGTCTTATTCTTACATCATCAAGACAATACTTCGGTTTCCATCTGTTCAGCAGAGAAAAAAAGCTTTTTCCACCTGTTCCTCTCACATGATTGTGGTTTCCATCACCTATGGCACCTGCATTTTCATCTATATGAATCCTACAGCAAAGGAAGAAGTGACCACTAATAAAGTGGTttctctgctcatttcttctgttTCACCTACATTAAACCCTTTTATTTATACCTTGAGAAACAATCAAGTTAAGGAAGCCTTCAAGAACACAATCAAAAGAATTGCCTCACTCTcagttaagtaa
- the LOC101554979 gene encoding olfactory receptor 6C70-like — MKNHTKQIEFILLGLTENPQLQRIIFFFLLLNYVLSMIGNFTIIALTLLDSHLKTPMYFFLRNFSFLEIAFTSACIPKFLVTIITGEKTISYNGCVSQFFFYIYLGVTEFFLLAAMSYDRYVAICKPLHYTSIMSNRVCHKLVISSWVTAFLVVFPPLTLCLSLNFCSSNIIDHFLCDISPILQLSCTDTHILEIIVFVLAVITIIVTLILVILSYSYIIKTILKFPSAQQKIKAFSTCSSHMIVVSITYGSCIFIYIKPSASERVTINKGVAVLNTSVAPLLNPFIYTLRNKQVKEAFRTIFRKIFSVSD, encoded by the coding sequence atgaagaatcaTACAAAGCAAATAGAGTTTATACTTCTGGGACTGACAGAGAATCCTCAATTACAgcgtataattttcttttttctacttctAAATTACGTACTAAGCATGATAGGAAACTTCACCATCATTGCCCTCACTTTGCTGGATTCCCATCTCAAGACCCCAATGTATTTTTTCCTTCGCAATTTCTCTTTCCTAGAAATTGCATTCACTAGTGCCTGCATCCCCAAATTTCTAGTCACCATTATAACTGGGGAAAAAACTATTTCGTATAATGGCTGTgtatctcagttttttttttacatatacttGGGGGTGACAGAATTTTTCCTTTTGGCGGCTATGTCCTATGACCGATATGTTGCCATCTGCAAACCTTTGCATTATACATCTATCATGAGTAACAGAGTCTGTCATAAACTTGTAATTAGTTCCTGGGTAACTGCATTTCTTGTCGTTTTCCCTCCACTGACATTATGTCTTAGTCTAAATTTCTGTTCTTCAAATATCATTGATCACTTTCTTTGTGACATTTCTCCTATTCTGCAACTTtcgtgcacagacacacacattttagaaataattgtGTTTGTTTTAGCGGTGATCACCATCATTGTCACTTTGATATTAGTAATACTTTCTTACTCTTACATcatcaaaacaattttaaaattcccTTCAGCTCAGCAAAAGATAAAAGCCTTTTCCACCTGCTCTTCTCATATGATTGTTGTGTCTATCACTTATGGTAGTTGTATATTTATCTACATAAAGCCATCAGCAAGTGAAAGAGTTACTATAAATAAAGGAGTTGCCGTATTAAATACTTCAGTTGCCCCTTTATTAAACCCATTCATTTACACTCTGAGGAACAAGCAAGTTAAAGAAGCCTTCAGAACTATATTTAGGAAGATATTTTCTGTTTCAGACTAG
- the LOC101555246 gene encoding olfactory receptor 6C70-like, whose amino-acid sequence MKNHTKQIEFILLGLTENPQLQRIIFFFLLLNYVLSMIGNFTIIALTLLDSHLKTPMYFFLRNFSFLEIAFTSACIPKFLVTIITGEKTISYNGCVSQLFFYIYLGVTEFFLLAAMSYDRYVAICKPLHYTSIMSNRVCHKLVISSWVTAFLVVFPPLTLGLGLDFCSSNIIDHFLCDISPFLQLSCTDTHVLEMIAFVLAVITLIVTLILVILSYSYIIKTILKFPSAQQKIKAFSTCSSHMIVVSITYGSCIFIYIKPSASERVTINKGVAILNTSVAPLLNPFIYTLRNKQVKEAFRTLLRKIFSVSDK is encoded by the coding sequence atgaagaatcaTACAAAGCAAATAGAGTTTATACTTCTGGGACTGACAGAGAATCCTCAATTACAgcgtataattttcttttttctacttctAAATTACGTACTAAGCATGATAGGAAACTTCACCATCATTGCCCTCACTTTGCTGGATTCCCATCTCAAGACCCCAATGTATTTTTTCCTTCGCAATTTCTCTTTCCTAGAAATTGCATTCACTAGTGCCTGCATCCCCAAATTTCTAGTCACCATTATAACTGGGGAAAAAACTATTTCGTATAATGGCTGTGTATCTCAGTTGTTTTTTTACATATACTTGGGGGTGACAGAATTTTTCCTTCTGGCGGCTATGTCCTATGACCGATATGTTGCCATCTGCAAACCTTTGCATTATACATCTATCATGAGTAACAGAGTCTGTCATAAACTTGTAATTAGTTCCTGGGTAACTGCATTTCTTGTCGTTTTCCCTCCACTGACATTAGGTCTTGGTCTAGATTTCTGTTCTTCAAATATCATTGATCACTTTCTTTGTGACATTTCTCCTTTTCTGCAACTTtcgtgcacagacacacacgtttTAGAAATGATTGCTTTTGTCTTAGCGGTGATCACCCTCATTGTCACTTTGATATTAGTAATACTTTCTTACTCTTACATcatcaaaacaattttaaaattcccTTCAGCTCAGCAAAAGATAAAAGCCTTTTCCACCTGCTCTTCTCATATGATTGTTGTGTCTATCACTTATGGTAGTTGTATATTTATCTACATAAAGCCATCAGCAAGTGAAAGAGTTACTATAAATAAAGGAGTTGCCATATTAAATACTTCAGTTGCCCCTTTGTTGAACCCATTCATTTACACCCTGAGAAACAAGCAAGTTAAGGAAGCTTTCAGAACTCTACTTAGGAAGATATTTTCTGTTTCAGACAAGTAA